A genomic stretch from Pristiophorus japonicus isolate sPriJap1 chromosome 6, sPriJap1.hap1, whole genome shotgun sequence includes:
- the LOC139265505 gene encoding P2Y purinoceptor 14-like, with protein sequence MNTSTDSPNTTSCSDLRNPSVTKVVLPFLYLVVCIGGLLLNTLAAWIFCQIPNRSSFLIYLKNIVIADLMMVATLPFKILSDSRLGPWQLQAFVCRYSGVIFYNSLYLSIIFLGLIGFDRYLKIVQPRKSLTVQKVTFARVVSAGCWVFMSGFVLPNIILTNKVPTEKNAARCLQLKNGLGVTWHHFIVWKCKVIFWITFVLLIGCYSAILKKIYWSDRKFPKDSNVKKKANRNIFSIMAVFIICFVPYQCIRIPYDNSRSNKRDCTTYNALRYAKEATQLLCAFNVCLDPIIYFLLCKSFTKLLFKKMRVQPNLNRGMSEVRQQEIVAK encoded by the coding sequence ATGAATACGAGCACAGATTCTCCCAACACCACCAGCTGCAGCGACTTGCGCAACCCCTCAGTGACAAAGGTGGTCCTTCCTTTCTTGTACTTGGTTGTTTGCATTGGAGGGTTACTGCTGAACACCCTGGCCGCCTGGATCTTCTGTCAAATTCCGAATCGATCCAGCTTCCTGATTTACCTCAAGAACATCGTCATCGCCGATCTGATGATGGTCGCTACGCTTCCTTTTAAAATCCTCTCCGACTCGCGCCTGGGGCCCTGGCAGCTGCAAGCATTTGTGTGTCGCTACTCTGGCGTAATCTTCTACAACAGCCTGTACCTCAGCATAATATTCCTCGGCCTCATTGGCTTCGACCGCTACCTGAAAATCGTGCAGCCCAGGAAAAGCCTGACGGTCCAAAAGGTCACATTTGCCAGGGTCGTCAGTGCGGGTTGCTGGGTCTTCATGAGCGGCTTTGTGCTGCCCAACATCATTCTGACAAACAAGGTCCCGACAGAGAAAAACGCGGCACGCTGTCTGCAGCTGAAGAACGGGCTGGGCGTGACCTGGCACCATTTCATAGTTTGGAAATGCAAAGTGATTTTCTGGATCACTTTTGTGCTCCTCATCGGGTGTTATTCAGCcatcttaaaaaaaatatattggtCCGACCGGAAATTCCCAAAGGACTCCAACGTGAAAAAGAAAGCGAATCGCAACATATTCAGCATCATGGCCGTCTTCATCATCTGCTTTGTGCCGTATCAATGTATCAGAATCCCGTACGATAACAGCCGATCCAATAAGCGTGACTGTACAACGTACAACGCACTGCGTTATGCAAAGGAGGCCACACAGCTACTGTGTGCTTTCAATGTTTGCCTCGATCCAATCATCTACTTCCTGCTGTGCAAATCATTCACCAAGTTGCTGTTTAAAAAGATGCGCGTGCAACCAAACCTGAATAGAGGAATGTCAGAAGTGAGACAACAAGAAATCGTTGCCAAATGA